The DNA region GCACGCGGCCCGAGGCCAGGTCCGCGTCCACGCGAGCAAGGGCGTCCATCAGTGGCATGACTGCATGATCGCCCACGCAGGGGGACCTTTCGACTCCTTTTCCGCCCGGACGGCCGGGAGCCTGGCGCACGCCCGCCGGTACGCGCTCCGCCCGGAGCCGTTGGCGGATCCCGACGCCTGGCTCGCGTCGTACCGGCTGGGAACCGAACGCCGCTCGAGGCGGCCGGAGGGCCGCCCGAGCCGACGGACCGGCCGCTGTCCGGCCGGTCACCGGGGAGCCGGATCGATGCCTTCCTCCGGCGGGACGGTCACGTCGACCCTCATGTCGTAGTCGGTGACCGGACTCCGCGATCCGCGATCCGCGACGCCGATCCGCACCCCCCGGCCGACGCGCTCTCAGACGCGCCGTCGTCCCGCCGCTCCGCGGGAGATCGCGGCCAGCACGGTGCCCACCCCGAGGACGACCAGCCCCCGCCACCACACCTGAGCCTCGATCTGGGTGGCGAGCACGACGCATGAGGCCGCACCCAGCACGGGCAGCACGGTCGGGGCGCGGAAGTGGTCGTGCTCGCCGGGGTCACGCCGCAGGACCAGGACGGAGACATTGACCAGGACGAAGACCACGAGCAGCAGCAGGACCAGCGTCGAGGCCAGGGTGGCGACGCTCCCGGTGAGCGCCAGGAGGACGGACAGGGCGGTCGTGGCCGCGATGGCGACCCACGGCGTGCGGCGGCCGGGCAACAGCTTCGTCAGCTGGGCCGGCAGCAGCCCGTCGCGGGCCATGCCGAAGGCGAGACGCGAGGACATGATGCCGGTGAGCAGGGCGCCGTTGGCGACGGCCACGAGCGCGATCGCGCTGAACAGACGGGCCGGCACCCCGCCCGCCTCCTTGACGACTTCGAGGAGGGGCCCGCTCGACTCCGCCAGCCGGTCCGTCGGAACGGCCGCCGACGCGGCGAGACCGACCAGCACGTACACGGCTCCGGCGGTGACGAGAGCACCGAAGAGCGCGCGGGGGTACGAGCGCCTGGGGTCACGGGTCTCCTCGGCGACGTTCACGGACGTCTCGAAGCCGACGAAGGAGTAGTAGGCGAGCACCGAGCCGCTCAGAACGGCCGCGGCGGCACCCTTCTCGGGTGTGCCCAGCCGGGTCAGCCTCCCCGGGTCGCCGTCGCCCCGCAGCAGGAGCCAGGCGCCGAGCCCCACGATGACCAGCAGTCCGCCGACCTCGACGACGGTGGCGATGACGTTCGCCCGGGTCGACTCCTTGATGCCTCGCGCGTTCACGACAGCGAGCAGCAGGAGGAAGACCACGACGACGGCACCCACGGGCAGGGTGACGAAGGCCGACAGATAGTCACCGCCGAAACCGCGGGCGAGGGCGGCGACCGAGACGATGCCGGCCACCAGCATGCAGAACCCCGCGATGAATCCGGCGAAGGGGCCGAACGCACGGGTCGCGTAGTGGGAGGCGCCGCCCGCCTGGGGATACTTCGTCGCCAGTTCCGCGTACGACGCCGCGGTCAGCAGCGCCAGCAGGAGCGCGACGAGCAGGGGCACCCACACCGCTCCGCCCGCGTCCGCGGCGATCTGCCCCACCAGGACGTAGACCCCGGCGCCCAGGACATCCCCCAGGATGAAGAAGTAGAGCAGCGGAGTGGTGAGGGCCCGCTTGAGGCCCGACGGGGAGGTGACGGACGGCGGCTGTTCGGTGGCTGACGACATGCGGCCCAAGTCCCCCGCACAACGGAAAACACTCCCTCGCCGACAGCGCGCTCCTGTGGCTGTGGACAGGTATCGGTGCTGGTGAGGCCGAGGACGCCTTGTCCCGTGAATGACGAGCGGACAGCGGCCACGTGTGGACCGTCTGAGCGCGGCTCGTACGGATCGTCGTCCTCTCGGCCCGTCCGGCCGATCCCCGTGGGCCGCCACCCCTCCCATCCGCTTCCGCCTCCCGGACGCCACTTCCGGCCGGTGCGACCGAAATCCGCAGGGGTGACCGTCACCCACCTGTCCTGGGCCGTACGGGGCGTCGTCGTCGCCGGCCGACCGTCAGAACATCCCGAGTGCGGCATCCGGTCGGTGGGCCGCGTCGACCCCGGCGGCTCGATCTGCGCTGCCGGCCGTACGCCTTCGTACGTCTTCGTGTGCCGTCATGCGCCGACGGCAGGGGGAGGGGGCTGCGAAGTCTCCGCCCACCGTTGAGGCCGCCCGACGCCGGCGCCGGGGCGCCGAGCTGGTGAACAGCCGACCGACGTGGGGAGTGCGCGCCGTGTTCGTCCAGGGGACGGGCAAGGTTCAGGACGCGTACCCGCGCACGCGGAGGGGGAGTGCGCCCCACGCGCTCCCCCCGTGCTCCCGGCGGGATTCGGCCGAAATAGGTGTCGGGACCTGGCCGGGTGTCCGGAGGGGTGACAGTCGGCTGCCGAGATCTCGATCAACGTCCCACGGTGACGAGCCACCTTTGAACCGCGCATTCCGCTTCTGTGTTGCCGTGCCGTTACGGCCGTGGTGGTCAATCTCTGTGCAGGTGAGACGAGTTACGAGGTCTCTGCGCTCAAGGGGAATAGCAGGTTCTGCATGTGTGGCTGTTTAGTCATCTGGTCCTGGGGCACGCGTGGGAGCGGCGAAGCAAGGCCGGAACCCTCGTCGACGGGTTTGGTTCGGGCTGCGCGGAAGCCGTGCGAGATGGCTTGCCGGTATGGCCCCCGTTCAACTCGAGGGGGTTGCCCTCGGTTGACCCACCGTGAAGACTGTCGCCGAGTTCGACCGGGTCGAAGGTGCTCGTTATGCGTATGGCCTCGCCTTACCGGCGGGGATGCGTGGCCTCGTATGAGTTTTCGAACGTCTGGTCCTGGCCGAGGGCCCGACATGCGTGAAGGCAAGGGCAACTCGCCGTGCGACGGCTGCGCGGCACGTTCACTGGAGATGTGTGATGTCGGCTTGGTGCGCATGGCGAGTACCGCCGTTTGTTCAGAGGCGGGCGTGGAGCCGATATGGCCCGCAACGCAATTGTTGACGCGTATGACTGAACTCGCTGACGCACGGCGGACGGTTTTCCGAGCCGGCCCGAGCGACGTCGGATTCCGGAGCGGCGTCGGGTTCCGAGGCCGCTGAAGCGAGACTCCGACTGCTCACCGCTCTGAGCCGTCGGCCGCTTCGCTACCCGCGTAGAGCTGCTGCCGTCAGGCGCGGACCAGGTCACACCCAAGGCCCGGGTCCGGGCTGCCTGAGGCTCCGTCGACCGTCCCGCATGTGGATGCGCTGTCCCCGCGTTCCGCACGAAGGAGAAAAGGTGACCGGCAACCCACCGACACAGGAGCGCTTACCCTTCGAAAGACTGAGTGAACGATGGCAGTCCTTACGCGCATTCGGAGCGGCTCATTACGACGAGCGGCAGGGCGCGTGGCGGGTGGTGGACTACCAGACCGTGTCCGCGATTCTCGCGGATCCTCGGACGTACTCCTCCGACTTCTCGTCCATCGCGCCCACCCAGGAGGACTTCGAGCTCTTCCGGCAGGGCAATTTCGTCGGTATGGACCCGCCGAAGCACCGCGAACTCCGGACTCTCGTGAGTCAGGCATTCACTCCCCGCGTGGTGCAGGGATTGGAGCCGCGTATCGAATCTGTGTGCGGTCGCCTGCTGGATGACGTCGCCGATTGCGACCGGTTCGATCTGGTTGACGCGCTCGCGTACCCGTTGCCCATCATCGTCATCGCCGAACTGCTCGGTATACCGGCCGCCGACCACAAGCTTTTCCAGGAGTGGGCGGCCGTTCTCTTCAGCGGTGACGAACTGGGCGAGGCGCCCGACATGGCCGACCTGGAACGCGCCCTGAATACCATCGCTCCCACCGTGCGGCAGATGAACGGCTACGTCCTGGACCACATCCGGCGTTGTCGAGCCCACCCCGGTGACGATCTGACCAGCAAGCTGGTGGCCGCCGAGGTGGACGGCGTGCGCCTGGAGGACCAGGAGATCGTCGGGTTCGTCGCGCTGCTGCTCGTCGCCGGGCACATCACCACGACGGCTCTGCTGGGCAACGCCGTCGTCACCTTCGACCGGCACCCCGGCGCGCTCCGCTCGCTGCGCGCCGACACCGGCCGGCTGCCGGGCGCCATCGAGGAGGTGCTGCGGTGGCTTCCCCCCTTCGCGGAACTCGGCCGGCGCACCACGCGGCCCGTGGTGATCGGCGGTCAGGACCTCCCCGAGGGCACGATGGTGGTGGCTCATCTGGGCGCCGCCAACCGCGATCCCGCCCGCTTCGACGCGCCGGACGTCTTCGATCCGAACCGCGATCCCAATCCGCATCTGACCTTCGGTCACGGCATCCACTTCTGCTTCGGTGCCCCCCTGGCCCGGCTGGAAGCGCGGATCGCGCTGCGGATGCTGCTGGAACGTTTCTCCAATGTGAGTGTCCCCGACTACGGCGAGGTCACCTTCCAGAACCCGGCCGTCATCGTCGGCGTACGCCACCTGCCGGTCGAGGTCGCAAGGCCGTAACCCGCACGGACACACACCCGCACCACGCGGACACACACCCGCACGGACACACACCCGCACGGACACACACCCGCACGGACGCACACGCGCACCGAACGAACGCACACCCCCATCGCACGGACGCACACCCGCACCGACGCGCAGGGCCGTACCCGCTCCTCCCCACCGGCCCTCGTGTCACGTTCCTGGAACGCAGTCACTGGGAGTCCCCTTCACATGCCGTACCCCACCGCCGCTTCAGTCGTCGCCCCGCGACCGTCCCTCTTACGTCAGACGTTGCAGGACAGTCTCGACACCCTCGCGCGCACCCACCGCGTGCCCGGCGCCCATCTGGCCGTCGACACCGGGACGGAGATCGTCAGCGTGCACACCGGCACGGCCGACGCCGTCCGGGGCACCGCGTTCACGGCGGACACGGCCGTGCCGCTGGGCAGTGTCACCAAGACGTACACGGCCGCCACGGTCATGCTGCTGGTCGACGACGAGGACCTCGACCTGGACGAGGCCGTCGCCGACGTCCTGCCGGAGTTCGAGGAGATACCCAAGGTGACCGTGCGTCACCTTCTCTCCCACACCGCCGGTCTGCCCACCGGTCCCGACTCGGACACCGCGGCGGGCATGACGGCGTCCCGTTATCTGTCGACGGTGTGCACCGCCGAGGACGCGCTGTTCGCGCCCGGGACGGACTTCTCCTACTCCAACGCCGGTTACGTGGCGGCGGGACGGCTGATCGAGGCCGTGACCGGCATGAGCTGGCAGGAAGCCGTCCGCGTGCTGCTCCTGGAACCGCTGGGCACCGCACCGGCCTTCCTCGGCGAGAGCGTCCAGGGGCGACCGGTCGCCACCGGGCACGCCCTGAACACGGCGACCGGCGCCCCGCGGCCGGCCCGCCAGAACCTGGCCCCCGTGGAGGCGCCGGCCGGCGCCCTGCTGGCGAGCGCCTCCGATCTCGTCGCTCTGGGCCAGGCGTTGACCGGCCGGTCCGCCGTCGTCCCGGCCGCCGTCGCCACGCTGATGAGGCGTCCGGAAGAGGGCAGCGAAGCCGGTCCCCTGGCGGACGCCTGGGGCCTGGGAACCGCCCTCCACCAACAGGACGACCGGTGGTGGTGCGGCCATGACGGGAACGCCCAGGGCACCTCCTGCCATCTGCGTGCGGAGCCGCGCAGCGGCGTCGTGGTCGCGTTCACCGGCAACTCCGGTGGCGCCACCGCCCTGTGGCGGGACCTGGCCGACACCCTGACCCGGCTCACCGGCATGCGGGTGCCCGCCGCCGCCACCGCGCGCCTCGACCGGGGCGGCCCCGTCGCCTTCCCCGAATGCGCCGGGACCTACCGCAACGGGACGACCGAGTACCGCATCAGCCTCGACGCGGACGGCCTGCCCGTGCTGTCCATCGACGGTGATCTGCCGCTGCCCCTGATCTGCTACCCGGACCTGACCTGCGACCTGGTCGACCCGGCCACCGGCCGACGCGAACCCGGCGGACGCTTCCACCGCGACCCCGTCGGCGGCGGCGTCGACCGTGTGCAGATCTCCGGTCGTACGGCCCGCCGCGTCGGCACCGACTGACCCCGGTCGTCCCGCCGAGCCGGCCCGCACCGCCGGCCCCGGCGCCCCGCCACGTCCGGCCGCACCCCTCCCGCACCGGAACCGCCCCGCGCGGCTCCGGTGCGCCCGGCGGCTCCCCGCGCCCGCGCACCCGCATCGTCACCGTCTTCCGAGGACTCCCCATGACGGACCTGCACAACTCGCCCGACCACACGTCCCCCTACCGGCGGGCGGACGACGTCACCGCCGCCGGAGGCGGCTCGGGCACCCCGGTGCCGCACCGGCCGCTCGGCGAACTGTTCGAGGCGTGGGCGGGCCGGACCCCGGACGCGCCGGCCGTGACCGACGGCCGACGGACGTGGTCCTACCGGGAACTGGAGGAGCGCACCGCGCGCCTGGCCGCCGATCTCGTACGGCGCGGGGCCGGGCCGGAGCGGACGGTGGCCCTGGTCCTGCCGCGCTCGCTGGAACTGATCGCCGCCGAGCTGGCCGTGGCCCGGGCGGGTGCCGCGTTCCTGCCCGTGGATCCCCAGTACCCGCACGAGCGACGGGCGTTGATGCTGGCGGACGCGGCACCCGCCGTGGTCCTCGACGACCTGGCCGGCGTACGCGCCGCCCTGGAGGCCGCCGGAAACCTCCCGGAGCCACGAGCGCGGGTGGACGCCGACCAGGCCGCGTACGTCATCTACACCTCCGGCTCGACCGGAACGCCCAAGGGCGTGACCGTCACCCACCGGGGCATCGCCGCCTTCACCGCGGGTGCCGCCGAGCGGTACGCCGTGGGACCGGGCGACCGGGTGCTCCAGTTCTCCTCGCCCAGTTTCGACGCCTCCGTGCTGGAACTGTTCATCTCCGTGCTGTCCGGCGCCACCCTGGTCGTCCCGCCGAACGGCCCCTGGCTGGGCGACGAACTGGCCGCCGTGGTGAACGAGCACCGCATCAGCCACGCGCTGATCCCGCCGGCCGCCCTGGCCACCCTGCCGGACCCGGCGCGGATCGAACCGGGTGGCCTGCGCACGCTGATCGTGGGAGCCGAGGCGTGCCCGGCCGCACTCGTCGACCGCTGGGCGCCCGGCCGCCGGATGATCAACTCGTACGGGCCCACCGAGGCGACCATCGTGGCCTCCTGGACCGGACCGCTGTCCGCGGGCAGTGGCACGCCGGGCATCGGCACCCCCCTTGCCGGCACCGAGGCGCACGTGCTGGACGCGGCCATGCGGCCGGTGCCGCGCGGCACCGACGGCGAACTGTACGTCGGCGGGGTGGGAGTGGCCCGCGGCTACCTCGACCGGCCCGGCCTCACCGCCACGCGCTTCGTCGCCAGTCCCTTCGGCCCGTCCGGAGCCCGCCTCTACCGCACCGGCGACCGGGCACGCTGGAACGAGCACGGCGAACTGGAGTACCTGGGCCGGCTCGACCGCCAGGTGAAACTGCGCGGCTTCCGGATCGAGCCCGGCGAGATCGAGGCGGCGCTGCGGCGCTGCGGCGGAGTGCGGGACGCCGTGGCCGTGGTGCGCGAGGACGAACCCGGACGGCGTCGGCTCGTCGGCTATGTCACCCCGGCCGACCACCGGCAGCCGCCTCGCCCGGACCAGTTGAGAGAGGCCGTCGCCGCCGTCCTGCCGCCGCACATGGTGCCCTCCGCCGTGGTCGTCCTCGACGCCCTGCCGCTCACCCCCCAGCACAAGACCGACCTGCGGGCCCTGCCCGCGCCCGTCCGCGCGGCCGGCCCGGACCACGTGGCGCCGCGCACCCCGCAGGAGCGGGCGCTGGCCGACGTGTGGGCGGACGTCCTGGGCGTCGACGCCGTGGGCGCCGAGGACGACTTCTTCGACCTGGGCGGAGACTCCATCCTCGCCACCCGCGCCCTGGCCCGGATCCGCGAGGAACTCGGTGCCCGCCTGTCGGTCCGGGACGTGTTCACCACGCGCACGGTCGCCGCTCTGGCCCGGCTGCTCGACGCCCCCTTCGCCGCGGTGGCCCCGGACCCGATCCCGGCCGTCCCGCGCGACCGGCCCCTTCCGCTCTCCAGCGCCCAGCGGCGCCTGTGGTTCCTGGACGACCTCACCCCGGGCGGCACCGAGTACAACACCGGCCTGGCGCTGCGCCTGCGCGGCGAGCTGGACACCGGGGCGCTGCGCCGTGCCCTGGACCGGCTGGTGGCCCGCCACGACTCCCTGCGTACGACCTTCGCCACCGAGGACGGCCAGGGGGTGCAGCGAGTGCATCCGCACGCCGACCTGCCGCTGCGCACGGCCGATGTGACGCACCTGCCCGCCGGCCGGCGCGACGAGGCCGCCGGCCGGCTGCTCACCGAGGAGCTGGCCCACCCCTTCGACCTGGCGGCCGGCCCGCTCACCAGGGCTCTGCTCGTCCGCCGCGACGACGACGACCATGTGCTGCTGCTGGCCCAGCACCACATCGTCACCGACGGCTGGTCCGTGGGCATCCTGACCCGTGACCTGGCGGCCCTGTACCGGGGCGAGGTCTCCGGCACCGAGGACGGGCTGCCCGTGCCCGGGGTGCAGTACCCGGACTTCGCCGTGTGGGAGCGGCGCCGGCGTTCCGGCGACGGCGACGCGGAACACCTCGCCTACTGGAAGCGGCACCTGACCGGCATGCCGCAACTGGAACTGCCCACCGACCGGCCCCGGCCCGCGGTGCGCACCACGGCCGGCGCCGCCCACCGGCACCACCTTCCGGCGGAGCTTGTCGCGCGGCTGAGACATCTGGCCGGGGGCCGCGGTACGACCGTCTTCACCCTGTTCGCCGGGGCGGCGGCGGTGCTGTTCTCCCGCTACTCGGGGCAGCGGGACGTCGCCTTCGGCACCGTCACCACCGGGCGCGGACGCCGCGAACTGGAGGACGTGACCGGGTTCTTCGCGAACACCGTCGTGCTGCGCGGTGACGTGGACGACGCCGCGACCGTCGACCGGTTCGTGGAGAGCATGCGGGCGACGGTGCTGGACGCCTTCGCCCACGAATCGGTGCCGTTCGACCGGGTGGTGGAGGAACTGGCCCCGCCCCGGGATCCCAGCCGTACCCCGCTGGTGCAGGTGCTCGTCGTGCAGCAGACCGCCCTGGCAGACCCGCCCCAGGCCGGCGGCTTGCGGATCGAACAGCACCCGCTGCCCCGCCCGGCCGCCCGCTTCGACCTGGTGCTGGAGTTCGCTCCGCACGCCGACGGCGGCTGCGAGCTCACCGTCGAGTACAGCACCGGCCTGTTCGAGGCGGAGACGGTCGCCCGGATGAGCCGTCACCTGCACCGGCTGCTGGAGGGCATGGCGGACGGACCGCACCGCACGGTGGGCGAGCTGGCCCTGCTGTCGGACGGCGAACGGCACACCGTCCTGGAGGCCTGGAACCCGCCGCCCACGGACGCCCACCACGAGCCGGACCGTACGCTGCCCGCGCTGTTCGAGGCACAGGTGGCACGGACGCCCGGCCGGACCGCCGTGGTGTGCGGCTCCGAACGCCTGGACTACGCCGAGGTCAACCGGCGCGCCAACCGGCTCGCCCGGCTGCTGGCCGCGCGCGGGGCCGGTCCCGAGACGCTGGTGGCGCTGTGCCTGCCGCGGACGGCTGACCTGCTGCCGGTGCTGTGGGCCGTACTCAAGGCGGGCGCCGGCTACCTGCCGGTGGACCCCGGCTACCCGGTCGAGCGCGTCCGCCTCATGCTCGCCGACGCCGCTCCCGCCCTCGTCATCGCCACCCGCGAGACCGCCGGCGCGCTGCCCGGGGACTGCGTCCCGCTGCTGCTGGAGGACTGCCTCGCCCAGACCGCCGTCGCCGGCGGCGGTCTCACCGGCGACGGTCTCACCGGCGACGGGCTCACCGACAGCGGGCTCACCGGCGACGGCCTCATCGACAGCGACCTCACCGACGCCGACCGGGTGCGGCCTCTCGATCCCGGGCACCCCGCGTACGTCATCTACACCTCGGGCTCGACCGGACGTCCGAAAGGCGTGGTGGTCACCCACCGCAGCGTCGCGGCGCTCGCGGCGTGGGCGGGGGAGCGCTTCGGACCCCGGCGGCTGGCGCATGTGGTGGCCTCCACCTCGCTCAACTTCGACGTGTCGGTGTTCGAGATGCTCTGCCCCCTGCTCGTCGGCGGTGGCATCGAGGTGGTCGCCGACCTCCCGGCCCTCGCCGACACCACCGAACCCCGGCGGGCCGGACTGGTGAGCGGTGTGCCGTCGGTGATCTCCCGCATGCTCGCCGAGGGCGGCGCGGCGGTGGAGGCGGACACGGTCGTCCTGGCCGGGGAGGCGCTTCCCGCGCAGACCGTGCACGACCTGAAGCGGGCCATGCCGGACTGCGAGATCGCCAACATCTACGGCCCGACCGAGGCCACCGTCTACGCCACCGCGTGGTTCGCGGACGGCACCGCTCCGGAGCAGGCCCCGCCGATCGGCAGGCCCGTGGCCCGCACCCGCGCCTACGTGCTGGACCGCCTGCTGCGCCCCCAGCCGCCCGGCGTGACGGGAGAGCTGTACCTGGGCGGCGGAGGGCTGGCGCGCGGCTACCTGGGACGCCCGGGGCTGACCGCCTCCCGGTTCGTCGCCGACCCCTTCGGCGCGCCGGGGAACC from Streptomyces sp. ALI-76-A includes:
- a CDS encoding APC family permease, which encodes MSSATEQPPSVTSPSGLKRALTTPLLYFFILGDVLGAGVYVLVGQIAADAGGAVWVPLLVALLLALLTAASYAELATKYPQAGGASHYATRAFGPFAGFIAGFCMLVAGIVSVAALARGFGGDYLSAFVTLPVGAVVVVFLLLLAVVNARGIKESTRANVIATVVEVGGLLVIVGLGAWLLLRGDGDPGRLTRLGTPEKGAAAAVLSGSVLAYYSFVGFETSVNVAEETRDPRRSYPRALFGALVTAGAVYVLVGLAASAAVPTDRLAESSGPLLEVVKEAGGVPARLFSAIALVAVANGALLTGIMSSRLAFGMARDGLLPAQLTKLLPGRRTPWVAIAATTALSVLLALTGSVATLASTLVLLLLVVFVLVNVSVLVLRRDPGEHDHFRAPTVLPVLGAASCVVLATQIEAQVWWRGLVVLGVGTVLAAISRGAAGRRRV
- a CDS encoding cytochrome P450 translates to MTGNPPTQERLPFERLSERWQSLRAFGAAHYDERQGAWRVVDYQTVSAILADPRTYSSDFSSIAPTQEDFELFRQGNFVGMDPPKHRELRTLVSQAFTPRVVQGLEPRIESVCGRLLDDVADCDRFDLVDALAYPLPIIVIAELLGIPAADHKLFQEWAAVLFSGDELGEAPDMADLERALNTIAPTVRQMNGYVLDHIRRCRAHPGDDLTSKLVAAEVDGVRLEDQEIVGFVALLLVAGHITTTALLGNAVVTFDRHPGALRSLRADTGRLPGAIEEVLRWLPPFAELGRRTTRPVVIGGQDLPEGTMVVAHLGAANRDPARFDAPDVFDPNRDPNPHLTFGHGIHFCFGAPLARLEARIALRMLLERFSNVSVPDYGEVTFQNPAVIVGVRHLPVEVARP
- a CDS encoding serine hydrolase domain-containing protein encodes the protein MQDSLDTLARTHRVPGAHLAVDTGTEIVSVHTGTADAVRGTAFTADTAVPLGSVTKTYTAATVMLLVDDEDLDLDEAVADVLPEFEEIPKVTVRHLLSHTAGLPTGPDSDTAAGMTASRYLSTVCTAEDALFAPGTDFSYSNAGYVAAGRLIEAVTGMSWQEAVRVLLLEPLGTAPAFLGESVQGRPVATGHALNTATGAPRPARQNLAPVEAPAGALLASASDLVALGQALTGRSAVVPAAVATLMRRPEEGSEAGPLADAWGLGTALHQQDDRWWCGHDGNAQGTSCHLRAEPRSGVVVAFTGNSGGATALWRDLADTLTRLTGMRVPAAATARLDRGGPVAFPECAGTYRNGTTEYRISLDADGLPVLSIDGDLPLPLICYPDLTCDLVDPATGRREPGGRFHRDPVGGGVDRVQISGRTARRVGTD